In Desulfocurvus vexinensis DSM 17965, a single window of DNA contains:
- a CDS encoding universal stress protein, producing the protein MHKTLHKHLLVTLGDDPGALNGARFVAAFFSRPQALRLTFFHTVSRASWPGGDQGDAVHPVTCAPGGEGAAAHEAVERARDILCASGFGAGLMEAKIVFRQYARILDVILEGEKGLYDAVVLGRQALGLLEDAYGAEVGRGVLETHSGAPLWICRDIDPARRGVLLCVDGSASSLAMADHVGFMLAAEPAHRVTLLTLAAPGQEAAHAQEAALAVLLDNGLERGRVDARVLDLAPGQEVGPALLAEAEAGGFAVVAMGRTGMGLQRAPGMFMGTAADHLFRLLRGAALWVCR; encoded by the coding sequence ATGCACAAGACCCTGCACAAGCATCTGCTGGTGACCCTGGGCGACGACCCGGGCGCCCTGAACGGCGCGCGCTTTGTCGCCGCGTTCTTCTCGCGGCCCCAGGCCCTGCGCCTGACCTTCTTCCACACCGTGTCGCGCGCCTCCTGGCCGGGGGGCGACCAGGGCGACGCGGTGCACCCCGTGACCTGCGCCCCGGGGGGCGAGGGCGCCGCCGCCCACGAGGCCGTGGAGCGCGCCCGCGACATCCTGTGCGCCAGCGGCTTCGGCGCGGGCCTCATGGAGGCCAAGATCGTCTTCCGCCAGTACGCCCGCATCCTGGACGTGATCCTGGAAGGCGAGAAGGGGCTCTACGACGCCGTGGTCCTTGGCCGCCAGGCCCTGGGCCTGCTGGAGGACGCCTACGGCGCCGAGGTGGGCCGGGGCGTGCTGGAAACCCACTCCGGGGCGCCGCTGTGGATCTGCCGCGACATCGACCCCGCCCGGCGCGGGGTGCTGCTGTGCGTGGACGGTTCGGCCTCGTCCCTGGCCATGGCCGACCACGTGGGCTTCATGCTCGCCGCCGAGCCCGCCCACCGCGTGACCCTGCTGACCCTGGCTGCCCCCGGGCAGGAGGCCGCCCACGCCCAGGAGGCCGCCCTGGCCGTGCTGCTGGACAACGGCCTGGAGCGCGGGCGCGTGGACGCGCGGGTGCTGGACCTCGCGCCGGGGCAGGAGGTCGGCCCGGCCCTGCTGGCCGAGGCCGAGGCCGGGGGCTTCGCCGTGGTGGCCATGGGCCGCACGGGCATGGGCCTGCAACGTGCGCCGGGCATGTTCATGGGCACGGCGGCGGACCATCTCTTCCGCCTGCTGCGCGGCGCGGCGCTGTGGGTCTGCCGCTAG
- a CDS encoding FAD-dependent oxidoreductase, whose translation MPRRIVIIGGVALGPKVACRARRLDPEAQVTMIDRDSIISYGGCGIPYYVSGDVADAKELCTTVYHAVRDPEFFRHYKRVQVATETEALAIDRRAKKVRVRDLKTGAERELEYDTLVLATGSTPFVPPVPGVDLPGVYTVANLHKAVLLKDKISSGEVDSAVVIGGGAIGLEMAEALTALWGIKTTLVEMCDQVLPQALGPELARMVENHLRESEVEVRTSTQVQAILGDAEGGVTAVKTDKGDIPCQLVIFGVGARPNTALAREAGLAVGPFGGLLVDARMRTSDPSIYAGGDCVEVRNLISGGTMHLPLGSLANRQGRVIGTNVAGGNERFEGAVGTFCLKAFELGVARAGLTLRQARAFGFDAQAALVVMADRAHFFPGNSLMYMSLIADRATRRVLGIEAVGSAGDAVKARVDAVAALLPHKPDLDDISNLEVGYAPPYASAMDIVNAAANAMKNILDGYSDPVDAMTFLDLVRDDGALVLDVRAPKVARKFQAKYGAHRWLSIPQEELPARMGELPRDRRLHVFCNTGLRSYESQLLLRENGFTDLKNVAGGYALARLLEPGIDETGDPGTEP comes from the coding sequence ATGCCCAGACGGATCGTCATCATCGGCGGCGTGGCCCTGGGGCCAAAGGTCGCCTGCCGCGCCCGGCGGCTGGACCCCGAGGCCCAGGTGACCATGATCGACCGCGACTCGATCATTTCCTACGGCGGGTGCGGCATCCCCTACTACGTGAGCGGCGACGTGGCCGACGCCAAGGAGCTGTGCACCACGGTCTACCACGCCGTGCGCGACCCCGAGTTTTTCCGCCACTACAAGCGCGTGCAGGTGGCCACCGAGACCGAGGCCCTGGCCATCGACCGCCGGGCCAAAAAGGTCCGCGTGCGCGACCTCAAAACGGGCGCGGAGCGCGAGCTGGAATACGACACCCTGGTGCTGGCCACGGGCTCCACGCCCTTCGTGCCGCCGGTGCCCGGGGTGGACCTGCCCGGGGTCTACACCGTGGCCAACCTGCACAAGGCCGTGCTGCTCAAGGACAAAATCTCCTCCGGCGAGGTGGACTCCGCCGTGGTGATCGGCGGCGGCGCCATCGGCCTGGAAATGGCTGAGGCCCTGACCGCCCTGTGGGGCATCAAGACCACCCTGGTGGAGATGTGCGACCAGGTGCTGCCCCAGGCCCTGGGCCCGGAGCTGGCGCGCATGGTCGAGAATCACCTGCGCGAGAGCGAGGTCGAGGTGCGCACCTCGACCCAGGTCCAGGCCATCCTGGGCGACGCCGAGGGCGGCGTCACCGCGGTCAAGACCGACAAGGGCGACATCCCCTGCCAGCTGGTGATCTTCGGCGTGGGCGCGCGGCCCAACACGGCCCTGGCCCGCGAGGCCGGGCTGGCCGTGGGCCCCTTCGGCGGCCTGCTGGTGGACGCGCGCATGCGCACCTCCGACCCCAGCATCTACGCGGGCGGCGACTGCGTGGAGGTCCGCAACCTGATCAGCGGCGGCACCATGCACCTGCCCCTGGGCTCGCTGGCCAACCGCCAGGGCCGCGTCATCGGCACCAACGTGGCCGGGGGCAACGAGCGCTTCGAGGGCGCGGTGGGCACGTTCTGCCTCAAGGCCTTCGAGCTGGGCGTGGCCCGCGCGGGGCTGACCCTCAGGCAGGCCCGGGCCTTCGGCTTCGACGCCCAGGCCGCGCTGGTGGTCATGGCCGACCGGGCGCATTTCTTCCCCGGCAACAGCCTGATGTACATGAGCCTGATTGCCGACCGCGCCACCCGCCGCGTGCTGGGCATCGAGGCCGTGGGCTCGGCGGGCGACGCCGTGAAGGCCCGGGTGGACGCCGTGGCCGCGCTGCTGCCCCACAAGCCCGACCTGGACGACATCTCCAACCTGGAGGTGGGCTACGCGCCGCCCTATGCCTCGGCCATGGACATCGTCAACGCCGCGGCCAACGCCATGAAGAACATCCTCGACGGCTACAGCGACCCCGTGGACGCCATGACCTTCCTGGACCTGGTCAGGGACGACGGGGCCCTGGTCCTGGACGTGCGCGCACCCAAGGTGGCCCGCAAGTTCCAGGCCAAGTACGGCGCCCACCGCTGGCTGTCCATCCCCCAGGAGGAGCTGCCCGCGCGCATGGGCGAGCTGCCGCGCGACAGGCGGCTGCACGTGTTCTGCAACACGGGCCTGCGCTCCTACGAGAGCCAGCTCCTGCTGCGCGAGAACGGCTTCACGGACCTGAAGAACGTGGCGGGCGGCTACGCCCTGGCCCGGCTGCTGGAGCCGGGCATCGACGAGACCGGCGACCCCGGCACCGAGCCCTGA
- a CDS encoding arsenate reductase ArsC encodes MDKQRILFICVHNSARSQMAQAFANHEHGDVLEARSAGLEPAALNPLAVAVMAEAGLDISAQTASSVFDRYKAGETYDYVITVCAEAETKCPVFPGIARRLHWPFDDPEALDGDPQRRLEGARRIRDAVRQAVAALAAEVRAARA; translated from the coding sequence ATGGACAAGCAACGCATCCTGTTCATCTGCGTGCACAACTCGGCCCGCAGCCAGATGGCCCAGGCCTTCGCCAACCACGAGCACGGCGACGTGCTGGAAGCCCGCAGCGCCGGGCTCGAGCCCGCCGCCCTGAACCCCCTGGCCGTGGCGGTCATGGCCGAGGCCGGGCTGGACATCTCGGCCCAGACGGCCAGCAGCGTGTTCGACCGCTACAAGGCCGGGGAAACCTACGACTACGTGATTACCGTCTGCGCCGAGGCCGAGACCAAGTGCCCGGTGTTTCCGGGCATCGCGCGGCGCCTGCACTGGCCCTTCGACGACCCCGAGGCCTTGGACGGCGATCCGCAGCGCAGGCTCGAAGGCGCGCGGCGCATCCGCGACGCCGTGCGCCAGGCCGTGGCCGCCCTGGCCGCCGAGGTCCGGGCCGCCAGGGCCTGA
- a CDS encoding SLC13 family permease translates to MTSPAPLAALAQPPTLTLDMTIVLALVILTVLLFLTDRLRVDVVAIMVMVALPLLGIMDGTDAFRGLASNAVISIIAVVIMGRGLDHTGVISRLMRPLMRLAGRSANRIVILVAGTVAVVSSFMQNVGAAALFLPAIRRLSRHSGVPVSRLLMPVGFSAILGGTVTLVGSSPLIMLNDLIQPFGLEPFGLFSVTPVGLALVVTGIAFFVLGGQRLLPAGTPPEDSGEDLMAWYCDLGCMHELRAPWDKNEELYVQDLIDIYCIQVVALSQKGGRDVLMPPDRAIRIAPGAVLAVIGSPARVNEMAAKHGFTVKRELDVFARAMSDEESGVVEALIPPHSRFIGMTVADIRFRHNHLMAPLAVTRHNKTRYCGFWDMVVRAGDSILMHGSWESFHAMRPRRDILFVQSLDHEVLHPEKAGVAVGAFALSTGLVIATDLALSVCLMTGALAMILGRVLTIDEAYRGVDWRTVFLLGGLIPLGVAMERTGAASWLAGHIMALVGQPAPWVFLFVLGALSTVLTLVVSNVGAVVLLVPLAVDMAAAVGADPRLATLVVALAASNAFLLPTHQVNALYMGPGGYRSADYLRTGLPLSVLFLVVLTVMVSLFY, encoded by the coding sequence ATGACCTCCCCCGCCCCCCTGGCCGCCCTCGCCCAGCCGCCCACCCTGACCCTGGACATGACCATCGTTCTGGCCCTGGTCATCCTCACGGTGCTGTTGTTCCTCACCGACCGCTTGCGCGTGGACGTGGTGGCCATCATGGTCATGGTCGCCCTGCCGCTTCTGGGCATCATGGACGGCACCGACGCCTTCCGGGGCCTGGCCAGCAACGCGGTCATCTCCATCATCGCCGTGGTCATCATGGGCCGCGGGCTGGACCATACGGGCGTCATCAGCAGGCTCATGCGCCCGCTCATGCGCCTGGCCGGGCGCAGCGCCAACCGCATCGTCATCCTCGTGGCCGGAACGGTGGCCGTGGTGTCGAGCTTCATGCAGAACGTGGGCGCGGCGGCGCTGTTTCTGCCCGCCATCCGCCGCCTGTCGCGCCATTCGGGGGTGCCGGTGTCGCGCCTGCTCATGCCCGTGGGCTTCTCGGCCATCCTGGGCGGCACGGTGACCCTGGTGGGCTCCAGCCCGCTGATCATGCTCAACGACCTGATCCAGCCCTTCGGCCTGGAGCCCTTCGGGCTGTTCAGCGTGACCCCGGTGGGCCTGGCGCTGGTGGTCACGGGCATCGCCTTCTTCGTGCTCGGCGGGCAGCGGCTGCTGCCTGCCGGGACCCCGCCCGAGGACTCCGGCGAGGACCTCATGGCCTGGTACTGCGACCTGGGCTGCATGCACGAGCTGCGCGCGCCCTGGGACAAGAACGAGGAGCTCTACGTCCAGGACCTCATCGACATCTACTGCATCCAGGTGGTGGCCCTGTCGCAAAAGGGCGGGCGCGACGTGCTCATGCCGCCGGACCGGGCCATCCGCATCGCCCCGGGGGCGGTGCTGGCGGTCATCGGCAGCCCGGCGCGCGTGAACGAAATGGCCGCCAAGCACGGCTTCACGGTCAAGCGCGAGCTGGACGTGTTCGCCCGGGCCATGTCCGACGAGGAGTCGGGGGTGGTGGAGGCGCTCATCCCGCCGCACTCGCGCTTCATCGGCATGACCGTGGCCGACATCCGCTTCCGCCACAACCACCTCATGGCGCCCCTGGCCGTGACGCGCCACAATAAGACCCGCTACTGCGGGTTCTGGGACATGGTCGTGCGCGCGGGCGATTCCATCCTGATGCACGGCAGCTGGGAGAGCTTCCACGCCATGCGCCCCCGGCGCGACATCCTGTTCGTGCAGTCCCTGGACCACGAGGTGCTGCACCCCGAGAAGGCCGGGGTGGCCGTGGGCGCGTTCGCCCTGTCCACGGGGCTGGTCATCGCCACGGACCTGGCCCTGTCGGTGTGCCTGATGACCGGGGCCCTGGCCATGATCCTGGGCCGGGTGCTGACCATCGACGAGGCCTACCGGGGGGTGGACTGGCGCACGGTGTTCCTGCTGGGCGGGCTGATCCCCCTGGGGGTGGCCATGGAGCGCACCGGGGCGGCCTCGTGGCTGGCCGGGCATATCATGGCCCTGGTGGGCCAGCCCGCGCCGTGGGTCTTCCTGTTCGTGCTGGGGGCGCTGTCCACGGTGCTGACCCTGGTTGTGTCCAACGTGGGGGCGGTGGTGCTGCTGGTGCCCCTGGCGGTGGACATGGCCGCCGCCGTGGGCGCGGACCCGCGCCTGGCCACGCTGGTGGTGGCCCTGGCGGCGTCCAACGCCTTCCTGCTGCCCACGCACCAGGTCAACGCCCTGTACATGGGCCCGGGCGGCTACCGCAGCGCGGACTACCTGCGCACGGGGCTGCCCCTGTCGGTTTTGTTCCTGGTGGTGCTCACGGTCATGGTTTCGCTTTTCTACTAG
- a CDS encoding sulfite exporter TauE/SafE family protein: MFFPTAGIEIAPWVPPLVAFVISFFTSMGGVSGAFLLLPFQVSVLGYVNPSVSATNQLFNVVAIPSGVYRYCKEGRMLWPLTWIVVVGTLPGVFVGAFVRTLWLPDPRHFKMFAAAVLLYIGVKMVRDLLATRGAAPGKGGGLARMRGPKAAGPAPAVAVLGLTSRRLTYSFQGETHDVSCAGILVLSLVVGVVGGAYGIGGGSIIAPFLVTFFRLPVHTVAGAALMGTFVTSVAGVAFYQGLAPFFPHMSVAPDWALGLLFGIGGTAGMYLGARCQKYMPARAIKTMLAGVIVFTALKYVMEFFQ, translated from the coding sequence ATGTTCTTCCCCACCGCCGGAATCGAAATCGCCCCCTGGGTGCCGCCCCTGGTGGCCTTCGTCATCTCCTTCTTCACCTCCATGGGCGGGGTGTCCGGGGCCTTCCTGCTGCTGCCCTTCCAGGTCTCCGTGCTGGGCTACGTCAACCCCTCGGTCAGCGCCACCAACCAGCTCTTCAACGTGGTGGCCATCCCCAGCGGCGTGTACCGCTACTGCAAGGAAGGCCGGATGCTCTGGCCGCTGACCTGGATCGTGGTCGTGGGCACCCTGCCGGGCGTGTTCGTCGGCGCCTTCGTGCGCACGCTCTGGCTGCCCGATCCCCGGCACTTCAAGATGTTCGCCGCCGCCGTGCTGCTCTACATCGGAGTCAAGATGGTCCGCGACCTGCTGGCCACGCGGGGGGCGGCTCCGGGCAAGGGCGGCGGGCTGGCGCGTATGCGCGGCCCCAAGGCCGCCGGGCCCGCCCCCGCCGTGGCCGTGCTGGGGCTGACCAGCCGCCGCCTGACCTACTCCTTCCAGGGCGAAACCCACGACGTGTCCTGCGCGGGCATTCTCGTGCTGAGCCTGGTGGTGGGCGTGGTGGGCGGGGCCTACGGCATCGGAGGCGGCTCGATCATCGCCCCGTTCCTGGTGACGTTCTTCCGCCTGCCCGTGCATACCGTGGCCGGGGCGGCGCTCATGGGCACCTTCGTGACCTCCGTGGCCGGGGTCGCCTTCTACCAGGGCCTGGCGCCCTTCTTCCCGCACATGTCCGTGGCGCCGGACTGGGCCCTGGGCCTGCTTTTCGGCATCGGCGGCACTGCCGGGATGTACCTCGGGGCCCGCTGCCAGAAGTACATGCCCGCCCGGGCCATCAAGACCATGCTGGCGGGAGTCATCGTCTTCACGGCCCTGAAGTACGTCATGGAGTTCTTCCAGTAG
- a CDS encoding TOBE domain-containing protein, whose protein sequence is MTRRTTPPGQGGTGPRVPLTPPARGRDHGRIVAGADDGECLDAPGLAALEQAFRQWAEEAPRPGVRLSRQRILTVFLLIRYTGAKLREALSLDPGRDIDWERGVMRLGGGAQAGEAGAREVQISGVLAADLRAILESPALRGAGGAVLDLDPGFVRRKFYERAQAAGFDKRLGGPEMLRKARAVELLQGNVPLPVVQAMLGHVTPTPTSAYVSFSPQDIQQVARVFLDREAQRGTSARNAFYGKVHALREGDIQARVELATLDGLRVVSVITRDSVGRLGLRPGRLISAEVKAPLVSLLLRQPGAGAPASSFENVFAGVVEGLTLGVVNAECVARVSDGTQLCAIVPAAWAREQGLKAGDAVWVLFSSYAVVLHVD, encoded by the coding sequence ATGACACGACGGACGACTCCACCGGGCCAGGGCGGCACCGGCCCCCGGGTGCCCCTGACCCCACCCGCCCGGGGGCGCGACCACGGGCGCATCGTCGCCGGGGCCGATGACGGCGAATGCCTCGACGCGCCGGGGCTGGCCGCCCTGGAGCAGGCCTTCCGCCAGTGGGCCGAAGAGGCCCCGCGCCCGGGGGTGCGCCTGTCGCGCCAGCGGATTCTGACGGTCTTCCTGCTTATCCGCTACACCGGCGCCAAGCTGCGCGAGGCGCTGTCCCTGGACCCTGGGCGCGACATCGACTGGGAGCGGGGCGTGATGCGCCTGGGGGGCGGGGCCCAGGCCGGGGAGGCCGGGGCCCGCGAGGTCCAGATTTCCGGGGTCCTGGCCGCCGACCTGCGGGCCATCCTGGAGAGCCCGGCCCTGCGCGGGGCCGGGGGCGCCGTGCTGGACCTCGACCCCGGCTTCGTGCGCCGCAAGTTCTACGAGCGGGCCCAGGCGGCGGGTTTCGACAAGCGCCTGGGCGGGCCGGAGATGCTCCGCAAGGCCCGGGCCGTGGAGCTGCTCCAGGGCAACGTGCCGCTGCCCGTGGTCCAGGCCATGCTCGGCCATGTGACGCCCACGCCCACCTCGGCCTACGTGTCCTTTTCGCCGCAGGACATCCAGCAGGTGGCCCGCGTGTTCCTGGACCGCGAGGCCCAGCGCGGGACCAGCGCCCGCAACGCGTTCTACGGCAAGGTCCACGCCCTGCGCGAAGGCGACATCCAGGCCCGCGTGGAGCTGGCGACCCTGGACGGGCTGCGGGTGGTCTCGGTGATCACCCGCGACAGCGTCGGGCGGCTGGGGCTGCGCCCGGGCAGGCTGATCAGCGCGGAGGTCAAGGCGCCGCTGGTGTCCCTGCTGCTGCGCCAGCCCGGGGCCGGGGCTCCGGCCAGCAGCTTCGAGAACGTCTTTGCCGGGGTGGTGGAGGGGCTGACCCTGGGCGTGGTCAACGCCGAATGCGTGGCCCGGGTCTCCGACGGCACGCAGCTGTGCGCCATCGTGCCTGCGGCCTGGGCCCGCGAGCAGGGCCTGAAGGCGGGCGACGCGGTGTGGGTGTTGTTTTCCAGCTACGCCGTGGTGCTGCACGTGGACTGA
- a CDS encoding proline dehydrogenase family protein codes for MDKTQLEQRIVARGKEFFQSISGEAPSIFNKGWWTGKVMDWSMQNEDFKVRLFRFVDVLPALTTTESLTRHIEEYFASDSGDLPPVMKAGLTTAGLAGKLGGKLMAKAISANIEKMGRQFIVGQDAREAVKNIQRLRKDGFAFTIDMLGEATVSEAESEARMQDHLDLLDAVAEARDKFKPLGAGAGGLDWDCEPVINLSVKPSAFYSQTKARDFEGSVQGLYNRLAPVYRKVVQLGGAMCIDMESLDYKDITIELFKRLRGADEFRHHPHLGIVFQAYLKSTDADVAEMLTWARAQNLPITIRLVKGAYWDHETVRAKQMGWEVPVYTIKAESDAAFERAARRILENADICRLACASHNVRTIAAVMETARALAVPESRYEFQVLYGMAEPVRKGLQKVAGRVRLYCPYGDLIPGMAYLVRRLLENTANESFLRQSFVGEADMARLLEDPAATAERERAARPIAPAAHAAPGQAPFENHPMLDFTLPEARAAFPQAMARIRAQGVREVPLVIGGAEVRTGDVLESYNPADTGEILARVHQAGVAEIDRAIEAARAAQGPWRATPPAERAQYLLRAAAHMRATIHDLAAVQVLEVGKQWDQAHADLAEAIDFLEYYAREMVRLGAPRRMGRAPGEVNLYQYRPKGIAAVIAPWNFPLAISTGMAAAAIVTGNPVLYKPSGLSSLVGHGLAEAFAAAGLPAGVFNFVPGRSSVMGDHLVGHKDIALVAFTGSLEVGLRIMAKAAVPAPGQLQCKKVIAEMGGKNAIIIDDDAELDEAVQQTVYSAFGFQGQKCSACSRVIVLDAVYDRFVPRLVEACRSLRLGPAENPANVMGPVVDRAAQKAVMGYVELARKEGRVLLERMPEGVDTAAGCYVPLTIVEGVTPAQRIAQEEVFGPVLAVMRAADFDQALEYANSTRFALTGGVFSRSPRHLERARAEFNVGNLYLNRGTTGALVERQPFGGFNMSGVGSKAGGPDYLLQFMDPYVVTENTMRRGFAPIEADDDWV; via the coding sequence ATGGACAAGACCCAGCTTGAGCAGCGCATCGTCGCGCGCGGCAAGGAATTCTTCCAGAGCATCAGCGGCGAGGCCCCGTCGATCTTCAACAAGGGCTGGTGGACCGGCAAGGTCATGGACTGGTCCATGCAAAACGAGGACTTCAAGGTCCGGCTGTTCCGCTTCGTGGACGTGCTGCCCGCCCTGACCACCACCGAGTCCCTGACCCGGCACATCGAGGAGTATTTCGCCTCGGATTCGGGCGACCTGCCCCCGGTGATGAAAGCCGGGCTGACCACCGCCGGGCTGGCGGGCAAGCTGGGCGGCAAGCTCATGGCCAAGGCCATCTCGGCCAATATCGAGAAGATGGGCCGCCAGTTCATCGTCGGGCAGGACGCCCGCGAGGCGGTGAAGAACATCCAGCGCCTGCGCAAGGACGGCTTCGCCTTCACCATCGACATGCTGGGCGAGGCCACGGTGAGCGAGGCCGAAAGCGAGGCCCGCATGCAGGACCACCTGGACCTCTTGGACGCCGTGGCCGAGGCCAGGGACAAGTTCAAGCCCCTGGGCGCGGGCGCGGGCGGGCTGGACTGGGACTGCGAGCCCGTGATCAACCTCTCGGTGAAGCCCTCGGCCTTCTACTCGCAGACCAAGGCCCGCGATTTCGAGGGCTCGGTGCAGGGCCTGTACAACCGCCTGGCCCCGGTCTACCGCAAGGTGGTCCAGCTGGGCGGGGCCATGTGCATCGACATGGAATCCCTGGACTACAAGGACATCACCATCGAGCTGTTCAAGCGCCTGCGCGGGGCCGACGAATTCCGCCACCACCCGCACCTGGGCATCGTGTTCCAGGCCTACCTGAAGAGCACCGACGCCGACGTGGCCGAGATGCTGACCTGGGCCCGGGCCCAGAACCTGCCCATCACCATCCGCCTGGTCAAGGGCGCCTACTGGGACCACGAGACCGTGCGCGCCAAGCAGATGGGCTGGGAGGTGCCGGTGTACACCATCAAGGCCGAGTCCGACGCGGCCTTCGAGCGCGCCGCGCGCCGCATCCTGGAAAACGCCGATATCTGCCGCCTGGCCTGCGCCTCGCACAACGTGCGCACCATCGCGGCGGTCATGGAAACGGCCCGGGCCCTGGCCGTGCCCGAGTCGCGCTACGAATTCCAGGTGCTCTACGGCATGGCCGAGCCCGTGCGCAAGGGCCTGCAGAAGGTCGCCGGGCGCGTGCGCCTGTACTGCCCCTACGGCGACCTGATCCCGGGCATGGCCTACCTGGTGCGCCGCCTGCTGGAGAACACGGCCAACGAGTCCTTCCTGCGCCAGAGCTTCGTGGGCGAGGCCGACATGGCCCGGCTGCTGGAAGACCCGGCGGCCACCGCCGAGCGCGAGCGCGCCGCGCGGCCCATCGCCCCCGCGGCCCACGCCGCGCCGGGCCAGGCGCCCTTCGAGAACCACCCCATGCTCGACTTCACCCTGCCCGAGGCCCGCGCGGCCTTCCCCCAGGCCATGGCGCGCATCCGGGCCCAGGGCGTGCGCGAGGTGCCCCTGGTCATCGGCGGGGCCGAGGTGCGCACGGGCGACGTGCTGGAGTCCTACAACCCCGCCGACACCGGCGAAATCCTGGCCCGGGTCCATCAGGCCGGGGTGGCCGAGATCGACCGGGCCATCGAGGCCGCGCGCGCCGCCCAGGGCCCCTGGCGGGCCACCCCGCCCGCCGAGCGCGCCCAGTACCTGCTGCGCGCCGCCGCGCACATGCGCGCCACCATCCACGACCTGGCCGCCGTGCAGGTGCTGGAAGTGGGCAAGCAGTGGGACCAGGCCCACGCCGACCTGGCCGAGGCCATCGACTTCCTGGAATACTACGCCCGCGAGATGGTCCGCCTGGGCGCCCCCCGGCGCATGGGCCGCGCCCCGGGCGAGGTCAACCTCTACCAGTACCGGCCCAAGGGCATCGCGGCGGTCATCGCGCCGTGGAACTTCCCCCTGGCCATCTCCACGGGCATGGCCGCCGCCGCCATCGTCACCGGCAACCCCGTGCTCTACAAGCCCTCGGGCCTGTCGTCCCTGGTGGGCCACGGGCTGGCCGAGGCCTTCGCCGCCGCCGGGCTGCCCGCCGGAGTCTTCAACTTCGTGCCGGGCCGCAGCTCGGTCATGGGCGACCACCTCGTGGGCCACAAGGACATCGCCCTGGTCGCCTTCACCGGCTCGCTCGAAGTCGGCCTGCGCATCATGGCCAAGGCCGCCGTGCCCGCCCCGGGCCAGCTCCAGTGCAAGAAGGTCATCGCCGAGATGGGCGGCAAGAACGCCATCATCATCGACGACGACGCCGAGCTGGACGAGGCCGTGCAGCAGACGGTCTACTCGGCCTTCGGCTTCCAGGGCCAGAAGTGCTCGGCCTGCTCGCGGGTCATCGTGCTGGACGCGGTGTACGACCGCTTCGTGCCCCGGCTGGTGGAGGCCTGCCGCTCCCTGCGCCTGGGCCCCGCCGAGAACCCGGCCAACGTCATGGGCCCGGTGGTGGACCGCGCGGCCCAGAAGGCCGTCATGGGCTATGTGGAACTGGCGCGCAAGGAAGGCCGGGTGCTGCTCGAACGCATGCCCGAGGGCGTGGACACCGCCGCCGGATGCTACGTGCCGCTGACCATTGTCGAGGGCGTGACCCCCGCCCAACGCATCGCCCAGGAGGAGGTCTTCGGGCCGGTGCTGGCCGTGATGCGCGCGGCGGACTTCGACCAGGCCTTGGAATACGCCAACTCCACGCGCTTCGCCCTCACGGGCGGCGTGTTCTCACGCAGCCCGCGCCACCTGGAGCGCGCGCGCGCCGAGTTCAACGTCGGCAACCTCTACCTCAACCGCGGCACCACCGGCGCCCTGGTGGAGCGCCAGCCCTTCGGCGGGTTCAACATGTCGGGCGTCGGCTCCAAGGCCGGCGGGCCGGACTACCTGCTCCAGTTCATGGACCCCTACGTGGTCACGGAAAACACCATGCGCCGGGGCTTTGCGCCCATCGAGGCGGACGACGACTGGGTCTAG
- a CDS encoding Lrp/AsnC family transcriptional regulator — MAKNETIDETDRQILDVLQANARTSNAEIARRVGKAPSAVLERIRKLEARGAIQGYETRVNPKALGHGLTAFTFVHAEDAVGSVRSGRELAALPEVLEVHHTAGQDAYLIKVRVQDTEALGRLLRRIGRIQSVRDTRTTIVLTTVKETLAQALDPDDGADQDD; from the coding sequence ATGGCCAAAAACGAAACCATCGACGAAACGGACCGCCAGATCCTGGACGTGCTCCAGGCCAACGCCCGGACCTCCAACGCCGAAATCGCGCGGCGCGTGGGCAAGGCGCCCTCGGCGGTGCTGGAGCGCATCCGCAAGCTGGAGGCCCGGGGCGCGATCCAGGGCTATGAAACCCGCGTGAACCCCAAGGCCCTGGGCCACGGGCTCACGGCCTTCACCTTCGTCCACGCCGAGGACGCCGTGGGCTCGGTGCGCTCGGGCCGCGAGCTGGCCGCCCTGCCCGAGGTGCTCGAAGTGCACCACACCGCAGGGCAGGACGCCTACCTCATCAAGGTCCGCGTGCAGGACACCGAAGCCCTGGGCCGCCTGCTGCGGCGCATCGGGCGCATCCAATCCGTGCGCGACACGCGCACGACCATCGTGCTGACCACCGTCAAGGAGACCCTGGCCCAGGCCCTTGACCCTGACGACGGGGCCGACCAGGACGACTGA